CTTGCGCAGGTAGACGATGAGCCCCGCGCCGCCCGCCTGCGCGGTGCGCACGCACTCCTCGATGCCGTGCGCCAGGTAGGGCCGGCAGGTGCAGATGTCGCTGCCGAACACGTCCGAGCCATTGCACTCGTCATGCACGCGCGCCGTCAGCGGCACGTCCTTGTCCGCCAACGTCTCGATGCCGCCGAACACGTAGAGCGTCAGCCCGCCAATGGGCGGCAGGAAGATGTGCAGGTCCGGGCGGGTAATCAGCTCCGGGAACATGCCGCCCGTCTGCTCGAAGAGGCCGCGGCGCAGGGCGCTCTCCGTCATGCCGAAGCGCTTCGCGATACCGGGCAGGTACCACACCGGGTCCACCGCGGCCTTGGTCACCTTGATGTCGCCGTTGTCGCGCAGCAGGTCGCCGTCGGGCTTCAGGCGGCCAGCCTCGATGGCGTCGCGCACCTCGGGGAAGTTGATGTGCGCCTTGGTGACGGCGATGGTCGGCCGGAAGTCGATGCCCTGCTCCGTGAAGGGCTTGAACGCCTGGGGCGCAATCGCGCCCCACGGGTCCAGCGACACGATGCGCTGCGGGTCGCTCCACGACGGATGCGGCCCCACCTGCGCGGCGGGCGCGGTGTTCTTCAGGTCCGCGCGGTGGTCCTGCGGCAGCATGCCCGCGGCCACGGCGAGCGCGCGGTACACGGCGTATGCGCCGGCGTGCGTGCCAATGACGTTGCGGTGCCCCGGCTCGGTGAGCGTGGCGACGACGGGACCCCGGCGCGTCGGCTCGCCGTCACCCCAGCGGATGGGGACGCTGGGGACGTCACCATCCGGGTGCGAGGTGAGGCGGATGTGATTGGGATTCTTTTTCTCGGCCATGGGAGCGCCCTCCTTGCGGGCGCGAGAGCAAAGTCGGGGGGGCGGGAGATGCCGGGGCTTCGGGACGTGGAGCGCGACTCAGCTCATCCACGAGCCATCGGTGCGGGCCGACCACTTGCGGGTGACCTTCTTCACCTGCGTCCAGAAGTCGAGGCTGGACGGTCCGGTGATGTCCCCGTGCCCGAAGCGCGAATCGCCCGTGCCCCCGAAGGAGAACGGCTCACGCGGCACAGGCACGCCCACGTTGACGCCCACCATGCCGGCGCGCACGCCCTCCACCACCGTCTGCGCCACCCCACCGTTCGTGGTGAAGATGGACGCCGCGTTCCCATAGGGCGACGCGTTCTCCACGGCCAACGCCGCGGACAGCGTGGGCACGCGGACGATGGAGAGCACCGGACCGAACAGCTCGCGCCGGGCCGCCTCCATCTCCGGGCGCACGCCGTCCAGCAGCGTGGGGCCCAGCCAGTTGCCACCGGACCACGGCTCGCCCTGCGGCTTGCGGCCACGCCCGTCCAGCACCACGCGCGCGCCCTCGGCCTCGGCGCGGGAGATGGCCGTCTCCAGCCGATCCAGCGAGCCCCGGTCGATGAGCGCCCCCATGCCCGGGCCCACCTCCAGCTTCGCCGCGCGGCGGATGACTTCCTGGAGGAGCGACTCCACGTTGCCCACGGCGAGCAGCACGCTGGCCGCCATGCATCGCTGCCCCGCGCAGCCGGTGAACGAGTCCACCACCGCCTGCGGCGTCAGCTCCGGGTCCGCGTCCGGAACGACGATGAGGTGGTTCTTCGCGCTGCCCAGCGCCAGCACGCGCTTGCCGCGCTTGCAGCCCTCCGCGTACAGGTGGCGCGCGACGGCGGACGAGCCGACGAAGCCCACGGCCTGCACGTCCGGGTGCGCCACCAGCGCGTCCACCGCCTCCCTGTTGCCATGTACGACGGAGAAGACGCCCGCGGGGTAGCCGGCCTCGCACATGAGCTCGCCCAGCGCGCACGCGGTGAGCGGCACCTTCTCCGACGGCTTGAGGATGAAGGCGTTGCCCAGCGTGACGGCGATGGGGAACATCCACATCGGCACCATCGCCGGGAAGTTGAACGGGGTGATGCCCGCGACGACGCCCAGGGGCTCGCGGCGGTATTCACACGACACGCCGCGACTGACTTCCAGGTGCGCGCCCGTGTCGAGGTTCTGCAGGGACAGGGCGAAGTCGCAGACCTCCATGCCCTTGAGCAGTCCCGCGCGGGCCTCCGCCACCGTCTTCCCCGCTTCGCTCGCGGCGAGCTGGGCCAGGGAATCCAGGTCGCGCTCCAGGAGCTGGCGGAAGCGGTAGAGGTACTGCGTGCGCTCCCGCAGCGGCGTGTCCCTCCAGGAAGCCGACGCCACCTTCGCGGCCTCCACCACCTGGGCCACTCCTGACGCGGGCGTGAGGGGAACCTTGCCAATGACGGTGCCCGTGTAAGGACTCCGCACATCGAGCTGCACCGCCCCTGGGGGCACCTGCCAGCTTCCTCCAACGAGGTTACGGCACGAGACGACGCTCCGCGGAAGCTGGATGAAGGACACGCACACCCCCCAGGTGTCTGGCGTGAAGAAATGGCCTACCATTGTAACCAGGGGAATGGCCTGACACGCAACCCAGGGGTCCCCGAGGGTGCCTTTGGACACGCCCAATGGAAGACATCCGGGCGTCCGGGATGTCGACTGGCCGACCGACTCCGCGAGTCATCCGCCGTGGGGATGACAGGGATTGGACTCAGCGGGAATGCGGCTCGGCCAGCCAGGCGTGCATGCGGGCGATGGTGGCGGTGTCGTCGCCGTCCGGCGCGAGCCCCAGGGCCTGGACCTCGTCATACAAGGCCAGTGCATACTGGAAGCGGGCGGTGGCCGTGGCGGTGTCACCTTGCTCGGCGATCAACTCGCCGTCCTCCGCCACCAGCCGGGCCAGCACCTTCACGCGCGTGGGGGCACCCAACAGTTTCGCGGTGGACACGGGGTCCGCCATCAGGAGGGCGGCGTACTCCATGCCCAACGTGGACAGCGCCGTCTCTTGAATGAGGTTCTGCGCATCCGCGAGCTTCTTCTCCCGGCGCGCCTTGATGATGCGGGAGAGGGCGGCGGCGAACTCCTCGATGAGCCGCTCGATGTAATCCTTGCGAAGGGACATGGCGGCGCGAAGGTAGCCGGGCCGGCGCGTGCGTGCACGTGCTGGTACTCCTTCGGAGAGGGTTCGGTGACTGTGCGACGCTCCGATGCGCTCTTGCTGCTGCTGGCTGTGGCCGTGGTGGGCTGTTCGACTGTCGCGCACGACGAACGCAGGAGCGCGCCAGGCGAGCTATCGGAGGCCTGCCTCCCAGCCCATGAAG
This genomic window from Myxococcus hansupus contains:
- a CDS encoding CoA-acylating methylmalonate-semialdehyde dehydrogenase, coding for MVGHFFTPDTWGVCVSFIQLPRSVVSCRNLVGGSWQVPPGAVQLDVRSPYTGTVIGKVPLTPASGVAQVVEAAKVASASWRDTPLRERTQYLYRFRQLLERDLDSLAQLAASEAGKTVAEARAGLLKGMEVCDFALSLQNLDTGAHLEVSRGVSCEYRREPLGVVAGITPFNFPAMVPMWMFPIAVTLGNAFILKPSEKVPLTACALGELMCEAGYPAGVFSVVHGNREAVDALVAHPDVQAVGFVGSSAVARHLYAEGCKRGKRVLALGSAKNHLIVVPDADPELTPQAVVDSFTGCAGQRCMAASVLLAVGNVESLLQEVIRRAAKLEVGPGMGALIDRGSLDRLETAISRAEAEGARVVLDGRGRKPQGEPWSGGNWLGPTLLDGVRPEMEAARRELFGPVLSIVRVPTLSAALAVENASPYGNAASIFTTNGGVAQTVVEGVRAGMVGVNVGVPVPREPFSFGGTGDSRFGHGDITGPSSLDFWTQVKKVTRKWSARTDGSWMS
- a CDS encoding GTP cyclohydrolase II gives rise to the protein MAEKKNPNHIRLTSHPDGDVPSVPIRWGDGEPTRRGPVVATLTEPGHRNVIGTHAGAYAVYRALAVAAGMLPQDHRADLKNTAPAAQVGPHPSWSDPQRIVSLDPWGAIAPQAFKPFTEQGIDFRPTIAVTKAHINFPEVRDAIEAGRLKPDGDLLRDNGDIKVTKAAVDPVWYLPGIAKRFGMTESALRRGLFEQTGGMFPELITRPDLHIFLPPIGGLTLYVFGGIETLADKDVPLTARVHDECNGSDVFGSDICTCRPYLAHGIEECVRTAQAGGAGLIVYLRKEGRALGEVTKFLVYNARKRQEGGDSAATYFQRTECVAGVQDMRFQELMPDVLHWLGITRIHRFVSMSDMKHDAITRSGIEILERVPIPDELIPADAKVEMEAKKAAGYFTQGPVADAAELAQVKGRGLDV